A DNA window from Niabella yanshanensis contains the following coding sequences:
- a CDS encoding sensor histidine kinase, with translation MAAALQHKKVKISQGIIWVSSLVLGALSSVPQLASHAFNMKEALVNAGLTASFSVMMWYLNIYLLNHIPEKKRQQISYSRLMVVLALGMLVMLGLAWIQQLILSHINFGPVMLMVEVRGILINLVCYMFLTLLQNNYTGQQIKLELEKVKSDNLEAQYELLKQQINPHFLFNSLNTLKSMAETNDVETVDFVIKLSDFYRYTLESRKLDLIKVEEEMKIVESYLFLQKARFGEGITFSNQLSTEALNTLLPPFTLQLLVENCIKHNIVSQSKPLHIKIYSLENKIIVENPIQAKMVKEDSLGVGLNNVKMRYRHLLEQEIEVNADGCVFQIKLPFIHEHHYH, from the coding sequence ATGGCAGCGGCTTTGCAGCACAAAAAAGTAAAAATTTCTCAGGGTATAATCTGGGTTAGTTCGCTGGTTCTGGGGGCGCTGTCTTCAGTGCCTCAGCTGGCATCTCATGCTTTCAATATGAAGGAAGCATTGGTAAATGCGGGCCTGACAGCGTCGTTTTCTGTAATGATGTGGTATCTTAATATTTACCTGCTGAATCATATCCCCGAAAAGAAGAGGCAACAAATCTCCTATTCAAGATTAATGGTAGTGCTGGCTTTGGGAATGTTGGTGATGTTAGGTCTTGCATGGATTCAGCAGCTCATATTATCCCATATCAACTTTGGCCCGGTAATGCTGATGGTAGAGGTTCGGGGTATTTTGATTAACCTGGTTTGCTACATGTTTCTGACTTTGCTTCAAAATAATTACACCGGCCAGCAGATAAAGCTGGAGTTGGAAAAAGTAAAAAGCGATAACCTTGAAGCCCAGTATGAGCTTTTAAAACAACAAATAAATCCCCACTTCCTGTTTAACAGCCTCAATACATTAAAATCGATGGCCGAAACCAATGATGTTGAAACTGTTGATTTTGTTATAAAACTCTCAGATTTTTACAGGTATACTTTAGAAAGCCGGAAACTCGACCTGATAAAGGTGGAGGAGGAAATGAAAATTGTGGAATCTTATCTGTTTCTTCAAAAAGCCCGTTTCGGCGAGGGTATAACATTTAGTAACCAGTTAAGCACCGAAGCGTTGAATACATTGCTTCCTCCTTTTACATTGCAGCTGTTGGTTGAAAACTGTATAAAACATAATATTGTTTCTCAAAGCAAACCACTGCATATCAAAATTTACAGTTTAGAAAATAAGATTATTGTGGAAAATCCCATCCAGGCAAAAATGGTGAAAGAAGACTCGCTGGGAGTTGGACTCAACAACGTAAAGATGCGCTACAGGCATTTGCTGGAGCAGGAAATTGAAGTGAACGCTGACGGATGTGTTTTTCAAATCAAATTACCATTCATTCATGAACATCATTATCATTGA
- a CDS encoding heme-binding domain-containing protein — MAHVKKKRILIVALAIVTIFCALQILSSSLEKKPVTRQIDAPQEVIAILENSCFNCHSNQQKLSWYDKLAPVSWLVNKDVMRAREVLNFSEWDFSAGEHLGKMYAILNMMQSGKMPLSNYTLLHPAAKITPNEIDIIKSYTRSLAQQEAKTAVPDIAPVKALSEVSIPATLPVSPNGVQYTNEFKKWKVISMSTLFDHTIRVIYGNDIAVKAIEAEDFHPWPDGSIVVKSVWKQGVIGNGEIRPGAFVNAQFMVKDAKKYTTTEGWGFAKFSGSDLHPTGKNAYFAEKSCISCHRQLAEKTGYLFDVPMKVNTAISIKNLQK; from the coding sequence ATGGCTCATGTAAAAAAGAAACGGATCCTGATTGTAGCCCTGGCAATTGTAACGATTTTCTGCGCCTTACAGATCTTAAGCTCGTCTTTAGAAAAGAAACCCGTAACCAGGCAAATCGATGCACCTCAGGAGGTAATTGCTATCCTGGAAAACTCGTGTTTCAACTGTCATTCCAACCAGCAAAAATTAAGCTGGTACGATAAGCTGGCTCCTGTCTCCTGGTTGGTAAACAAAGATGTGATGAGGGCACGGGAGGTTTTAAACTTTTCAGAATGGGATTTTTCAGCAGGTGAACACCTGGGCAAGATGTACGCTATTCTTAACATGATGCAGAGCGGAAAGATGCCACTTAGCAATTATACACTGCTTCATCCTGCTGCCAAAATTACCCCCAATGAAATAGATATCATAAAAAGCTACACCCGCTCATTGGCACAACAGGAAGCAAAAACTGCTGTGCCAGATATAGCCCCTGTTAAAGCATTGTCAGAAGTTAGTATTCCAGCCACGTTGCCGGTTTCGCCCAATGGGGTTCAATATACAAATGAGTTTAAAAAATGGAAAGTGATAAGTATGAGTACGCTTTTTGATCACACCATCAGGGTTATTTACGGAAATGACATTGCTGTAAAAGCCATAGAAGCTGAAGATTTTCATCCCTGGCCTGATGGCAGCATAGTAGTAAAATCGGTTTGGAAACAGGGGGTAATAGGCAACGGGGAAATAAGGCCGGGCGCATTTGTTAACGCGCAGTTCATGGTAAAAGATGCTAAAAAGTATACTACTACCGAAGGGTGGGGATTTGCCAAGTTTTCCGGAAGTGATCTCCACCCCACCGGAAAGAACGCCTATTTCGCAGAGAAGTCCTGCATTTCCTGCCACAGGCAGTTAGCTGAGAAGACAGGCTACCTTTTCGACGTGCCCATGAAAGTTAATACAGCAATCTCCATTAAAAATCTTCAGAAATAA